The Zea mays cultivar B73 chromosome 7, Zm-B73-REFERENCE-NAM-5.0, whole genome shotgun sequence DNA segment taaaaagaGTTATCATTTATCTTTTATGTACTACAATATTTAAATAACTGATGCTCCACAGTGAGAGTGAATATAAACATAAGATTTTATTAAAACGTTTCTGAATTTCTAAAACTTCAAatacaacatatcttcaagagtttCCATAACCCACTCCCAATCTAGGGACATGTTTGGAAGCAAATTATTTTTATAGTTTGTAGGTAATATCATGGTTTATAGTAATACTCAGGGCCATTTCTGAGTTTTGAGGGGACGGAACCGGATATAAATGGAGGCCCTAATACCATAAGAGTTGTTTTACTATAGTATATATTAGACAATTAAAATAATTCAATGTATTAAGCAGTAAAAAGTAGAAGTAAAAAATACTCTCTCCgtctcacattaaaatttattttattttactTTTACTTTTTCCTCTCGTGCATGGTTTAAAtccatgatgatgatgtaatgcATATAATTAATAATGACAATCAAGTCAGTAAACACACATGCAATTTATATGTGATATGTTCATCATATATAATTAACTACTGTTTTTACATGTATATGGTTTCTTCATCTTGGTGTGACATTACATTGTTGCTCATTCTTTACGCTTGGTGGATGTAGACTGCACTAATGCATGTACTTGCAAGGCACTACACTGCTGTACTCCATAATTTATTAGTTACGATGTTTCCTCTGAAACGCCAACCAACAAAATACCTGTTTTTAAAAGAAATTGAAGGACGCCCATTAAGAGATTTGACTTGATTTTCATTAGACGAGACAAATGAAAAGATATTATCGTAATGATATTTGAATTAGCAGGTTGTTCACTGCATTAGTCTGAGTTGATCATTTTTTCCATTCTGAAATAAAAAATTAAACCAACAacaatctatactactctattaagttaGTAACGTAAGTGTCCACACTCACATGCCCCCCTAATGCGCCCCCTCCCTCCCACTTATATGTGTGACAAACAAcatcaacacatataatgactcaGTGTATATTGACAAATGTCACAAACTTTATTATATAACGGAAATGTCTTACAAAAATAGCTGATAATAAATCGAACTAATACAACTATCTCCTTGGCGCCTATCGTTGACTAGAAGATGACACCTAAATCTAATTGAACTTGTCGTAGTAGTCTTCCTCCGAGGgggtgctcttcacctgtgggggttaTAGCAagggggtgagctcacatacgttgatcgctcagcaagtgtggtgaataatgtgcatgagctcacttagtaTGGGGGCTCATGTGTAGGGTAAGGCTTcatcaacaaataagggttaaggttgagcattgcttttaataaattggtgaaaattttattagcaattactaagtacaagtttatatcaacccaattaaataagagatcatgaTTATAATAAATCCCACAGTGCAATGCAGATAACAAATTAGATTTAAttttataagttactcatgtgagtgtccgagccgcactTCATCGTGAGCAcacctgatataccagttttacactctgcagaggttgcacatctttacccacaagtcgtgttatccATCTACCAAGGGATCTAGAAATCTCATTCATCTCTACTGAGAAGATGAGGCAGGGTAGCCCtccgagacctttacaaagttccactagattcaaaaaacccgctacggtttctgcgAGAAGGGAGCAATACATGGATCCCTTGTCTAAAAAGTCATTACAAcatgatcaacccgagaacctccctataccggcaACTCCTCACACCACGGTTGTCCATTACGGGTAAGGTAGtactccactagcttttctaattagtcagtCAAGGACGTCTCATTTCACccttgtggttgcactgttttcctgggtggttctccatgttcttattaacaaaatgatcttatcatTAACAATAAATAATCCAACAATAATGataaacatgatcataattcagatgTAACATTAATTCCAAAACTAGTTAGAGCAATAAcaaaactacccaatagttcatttataTGCAAGGATTAGGGTAATCAAAaattagggtaacctattaggtcccatcaagttaacctgagcatgtcacgatGATTATCGAGAATATTATtaagtaaagaagagtgatcaaggacacaacttgccttcagtAAGCTCCGAATCTTCAACTTGGGTCGTTGCTTCGGGTTCCTCGGTCACTTGCTCGTGTACTGCTGGTTGATTCCCCATCAACACATGGTCTCTTTAGAAAACTTGCCACGACCAGCGACGCGCGCACGACTAGGGCCATCCGATCATCATCTGACCGCACAAATTATATTCGCAAAGGGGTACGCCATGTTCTAATCTCCGATCTAATATATTTGGATCGACCATCATGTCCGATCTAATATATCTGATTTGATGGATCCGATCACTTGTCCCCAGTGGAATCGTCAAAAAAGTGTGTTGATGCCGATTTGGTCATGAAACACTAGGGGTGTACCGCCCTAACGGTGCCTCtgcggtggcgcggacggtctatGACTCGGCAGCAGGAGCGGCTCCTTCCCTGTGTCTCTTCGGGTGGTCCGCGCTCTGGGCCTGACGGTCCGTGGTAGCGCAGAGTCGTCTTCTTCCTCTCAGTAACCCAGATACCGCCCCTCGAGGGAGAGACCATAGGGTGCTCTGGGTCGGCAGGTCACCTGGGACGTACCCAGACGATGTAGAGTCATTTAGGGATTAAGAATTTGGGTCGATGATGAAGACCTAAATATATTCACCCTTCTAGCAGATTACTAGGAAGGTAGGGACCTCGTTAGGGTGAGATCCTGGGGGTTGTCTTgtggtcggcaggccacccaagacgggtcTAGACGCCGTAGAGTTGAATAGGAGTGGGAGTGGATATGTAGAAAGGTACAACTATAGGTATGTTACATCTACTCTTAGGGCAGGAAAGGTAAATAAAGTAGATTGTTTCGATTAGAATATGTTCGGGAGTTCTAAATCTGTCGTACCCCATTATATTTATAGGGAGGATATCTGGACCTGTTACTATGCGAGATCAAACAGATCCCCATAGACAGTGCTTATCTGGTCGTGCATGGGATAAGTACTCTCGTTCGTGCTTATCTGGTCGTGGGGGCATGAccatagggccggaccgtccggctagGCCAGGTGCCAAATATGATGTTCAACACAATCGTAATATCTTTGATGATTGATCAATCAGTCTAACGCGTCGTGTGCGAGGGTCAACTAGATTTACAGCGCGTTTGGTATGATGGTTTCGCTCATCCATTGTGGCCTGGCTTTAGATGGAGCGGTCCGGCGATTTCTTGCGGAGTGAGTTGATCCCGTGTGCTAGTCAACACAGTGATGGACGATATCATTCTGTGATTCAAACCAAACGCTGATGTAGGCTCGAACGCAGGTCCAAATGACTCCAGAAACAGCCCAACCTGCAAACCACACACGCCGTTAATCCCTGCCGGCCGGAGTTGGTTGTATCCATGAGATGGGATGAGTGACAATGAAGCAAGCCAGCAGGCAATCTACTGTCGTAAGCTACTTATTAGCTTTCACATGGCATCGTATATACACACCCCCTCCGTCTCTGAATTGTTGCGAAATCACATGGCCCATGATTCTAAGATATGCTATTTAATTAGCAAGACGCGTGGTCGACTAGGAGGAGAAGGTAGTAAGTAGCTGCGTTGTCCATATGCATTTGCTGTAGCGTACTCTGCTCTGATCTGTCACAAAGTCGATCACAACAGTAGAGCTACCTGGAGAAAATCTATCAGAAGCTAATAATGAAGATAGTCAAAGTAATCCCAGAATCACCGGCCATGGCAACGGAGGCCGGCGGCGTTGGCGCGCGCGATGCGAAGATTCTTCATGCTAGCTAAGCTAGCTTAGCAGCAAATTTAAAGTCAACTGACCACCACCCCCTGCGCTAGAATCGAAGACGCAGCAGCAGATACTAAAATTCATCAGTTAATTAGTTTAATACTTGATGCTTGCTCTGCCAGCAATGCCCAAACGAAATCCCAGGTGCTAGTAAGTATATGAGCATGGGCATCCATCTTGCATGCTGCCCGTTGGAGAGCACAGCCACTACTGTAGCTGGCAGCTATAGCAGAGTGTTTGCATTGCAGCGTACTGCTGCTGTGCTGCCTCCCTACCCTCTAGATGGCCACCAGGGTCGCACTTGCACCTCCCATGGTGGCCGTAGCATCAGTGGCAGTGCTACTCGTCGTGTGTGCTGCTGCATCAGTTGCCGGGCAGGGGCAACTCCAGGTCGGCTACTACAACAAGACTTGCCCGGCAGCGGAGCAGATCGTGCGCAACGAGACCACGGTCGCCATCGGTAGCTCGCCGGACCTCGCCGCCGCGCTCCTCAGGCTGCACTACCACGACTGCTTCGTCCAGGTACCTAGCTACCTGCCTCCGATCCTGTAGGCTGTACCGTGACCTCTCGTGTGAATATCAATCATCGTGCTTTCTTTTCATTCAGGGCTGCGACGCCTCCGTGCTTCTGGACTCGACACCCAACAACACCGCGGAGAAGGAGTCGCTGCCCAACGGCAGCCTCCGAGGCTTCGACGTCGTGGCGCGGGTCAAGGACCAGCTGGAGAAGGCGTGCCCGGGCACCGTCTCCTGCGCCGACATCCTGGCCCTCATGGCCCGCGACGCCGTCTCGCTGGCCAGGGGCCCCTCCTGGCCCGTGGCGCTGGGCAGGCGGGACGGCCGCACCTCCAGCGCCGCCAGCTGCGGGGACCTTCCGCCGCTGCACGGCGACATCGGCCTcgtggtccaggccttcgccgcCAAGGGCCTCGACGTCAAGGACCTCGCCGTGCTGTCCGGCGCGCACACGCTGGGCAAGGCGCACTGCGCCTCCTACGCCGACCGCCTCTACGCCTCCGCCACCTGCACCACGCCCGACCCGGCGCTCGACGCCCGCTACGCCGACAGGCTGCGGATGcgctgccccagcaacagcagtaGCACCAGCAGTACCGCGGCGTCCGAGCTCGACCCCGGCAGCTGCACCACCTTCGACACCAGCTACTACCGCCACGTCGCGCGGAGGCGCGGACTGCTCCGCTCCGACGCATCGCTCCTGGACCACCGCTTCACCAGGGCCTACGTGCTGCAGGCCGCCTCCGGCAGGTTCGACGGACACTTCTTCCACGACTTCACCGTCTCCATGGCCAAGATGGCAGCCATCGGCGTGCTCACCGGCGACCAGGGTGAGATCAGGAGAAAGTGCAACGTCGTCAACTGAACAGCAGCTGATTGTTGTTCATTAGTACCCTTGTAGAATATAGCTACATCGATCCCTGCCTATCATGAACTCGCAATTGCATTATTGTTTGTACTGTAATGATGATGAAATTGTTATGAACTAGCTAGAAGAGAACCGATTTCTTCCCGGTGGTAATTGTTAAGCGGTGGCAGCTCTGCACTCAGACCGATACCGTTCCGATCGTCGAGAGTATCGATTTGATAACAATCCACATCCACCTAATAAGTCTGAATACGAGAGTATCTAGATAAATCTTTATTAGAGATGACAGCAGGTACAGGTGTGGGTAAACAACCATGGCTATTTATCTGTCGACCGTGGGTATGGTAGACTTTTTTACCCATCGGTACACATGAATATAATGTGATATCTACGGATAAAATTTTCGTAGATATGAATATTCATGATCCATACTGATTATCAATGGGTACATGATATGTGGGTCTCAGTGGTTCAACCCTAAGTCTCTAGCCCAGTAACCAGCGCCtgaaagtgtcacacccggttctgtgGCAAAACCGAATACATAACATATGTGGGTCAGGATCTATttcccacacatatgttgacgtcacaagtgtaatatatcaaaagacaatacaATAAATatgtaaagagagtagagtaactttattacatcatctgaatcatagtatcttaaacaagtttcataatcaaagtacgatggaattaaacatggacactcttccatagaaaagtgactggcgcatcgttagactcaaaactcatcaacatcatcagcgaagtcctcgtcatcaccctctgatcaaaatattagcaagggtgagctcacttataatcggggctcagcaagtgggggaaataatgcaagttaacaaggtaggctattgataagcggtaagcattttagttggtcaatattttattagcaacacctgtcttactaataagtgtgtatcccaaatatcctaattaatcaaaggcataagattatatcaaaaacacttaagtgaaatgaCTTAAACAAACCACTGATAGATCATCAAATCATGATttatttttcatctttaagttcaattatcatgcgaGGGTCtatgttgctcttaaccgtgagcacggctgacatatcagttttacactctgcagaggtggtacaactttacccacaagccgtgtatccgatCTAGTCTGGGTTGATCAAACCCATAAAcaatgccgaggtgaatggctagggatccactatgaggctttcacaaaatatccttagtacaaagccatccGCTAAgatttccacgtcagtattgatggccctctgggtgaggtaacttagccaagactaccaccccatgttaacattaaTTGCCACTAAATCACTATCGCCCCCCTCTTGctcatctttcaggtagggttgttaaacactaagtctataaagctaattaccaaaaccagagccattatagcactcgtggttgcactgttatcctgggtggacaCTCCATAttccatttaacacaaaatgttcttgtttaaccatcgggttaacatcataataaaacttTATTTCCGAAACATAGTATCATaaaaaagagtgacatcatatttatcaagttgagcaatagcaaaaattgttAAGCATAGCATTTATCCTAGGATAATTCAACGAATAGAGTTGGTAATTttaggaaatccttatttagcCAAATCCCATCAAgttatgcaatatatccaaaaagtaatcattattatatgcattatttcggtataaatagaaatgcagagggagaatacACTTGCCTTGCAAGAAAGTGTCCtatgggtcgtcctcgaacgagtttggttcgtctacctcacagtcaacttctagcatcgatttgcgtatcgtacatacaaaagaatatgtacgccaaataaataatcatacaccattacatgggtaatcattcaccattacatacacattcatacatcacacaacTATAATCATAAATATGTCTACGACATAAATGTTTATTAATCCACTATATCTTCCACTTCGAGTTATCATCGGTGAAAAATATGAGTAGGtgactgtcggagaggaaatctccccggccgggtggcggattgcacccgccctaagtcctaaaaagaggaggggcctaagcgttttgcttgttatgagactggtggatcaacacacgggagcacgcaagggtttagagtggttcgggccgccggagcgtaataccctactccactgtgcgaTGTATTGCTctggagcttgtatgaacttgtgagtgtctgccTAAGATTCGGTCTGTCTTGTAACGCcgtatgcctccccttttatagccgaaggggggcatgcacaaaggtactggacCCTGACATGTGGACCAAGGGACAAAACAAATATTGTACTTGGAGCCACAAACGTGTGCTTTTGAGGCGATCTTCTAGCGCCCTGACACCTGAGATCTCCATATCCTCGGCGTACAGGGgaggcttcttgtagaagggattggacaggacgcattaaatgctgggaGGGCGCGTCGCCTGCTGGCGTGGTGGCAGGCGGTGCATCCTTtcagcaataaatgcagaggccgctcGGCTTGGTGGGATTTATGCCAGGCTTGGCCCGTTGGTTTATGTgtcgggccacaagccacgcggcagaAGTGGTCAGTGCAGGACAAGGTctggacacgtgccagcaccggacccctaccTACGCCGAGGTCCTCCTCGTCCCGGGACCTTGCCAATGCTAGGGCCTTCTAGAGGATCTGGCATACCTTCTTGGGGCCCTGGGCTTGTATCTATAGGGGTCTGGTGTACTTCTATGGGGGTCCGGACCTAGCGACGAACACCGGGATGTACTCCCTTTGCTTGCCACGCGACGCTCTTGGACCTGCCCATTGGGCGCCATTCTCCACGTGGTCTTGAGGCGTTGCACGAGTGCGGCGTCTTTATGCAGTAGCAGGAGGTACCCCTGATTgagggtactgacagtggcccccgggcccgcctcaggggaggaggcgagcctgcaggtggggccagagtctgaTTGGCGGTCTGCCTGCTGCTCTTGCGGGCCTGTTggtgcaat contains these protein-coding regions:
- the LOC109940806 gene encoding peroxidase 1, giving the protein MATRVALAPPMVAVASVAVLLVVCAAASVAGQGQLQVGYYNKTCPAAEQIVRNETTVAIGSSPDLAAALLRLHYHDCFVQGCDASVLLDSTPNNTAEKESLPNGSLRGFDVVARVKDQLEKACPGTVSCADILALMARDAVSLARGPSWPVALGRRDGRTSSAASCGDLPPLHGDIGLVVQAFAAKGLDVKDLAVLSGAHTLGKAHCASYADRLYASATCTTPDPALDARYADRLRMRCPSNSSSTSSTAASELDPGSCTTFDTSYYRHVARRRGLLRSDASLLDHRFTRAYVLQAASGRFDGHFFHDFTVSMAKMAAIGVLTGDQGEIRRKCNVVN